The genomic segment CCTAGCGGTATGAGCCCGACCAGGGTGCACAAGAGAGCGTGGGTCGTACAGCATCTTCTCACGGGATAGAGTAAATAAATGAGATGGTCCAAAGCAATGGGCAGAGATTTTGTCATCATGCACATATATAGAAATATCACGAAGTTCAAGACTATGTATAATTACGCATGAGGATTATACTTAGATCCAGATCAAAGCTTTGCTAGGGTAGTGAACTAGTGATGCCTAGTGATGTCGTTCCGCTcatccttcatcacgccattctgcAGTATTTATTCCCGGATAGGTGGCCTAGTAGCTATTGAAGCGCGACACGAGGAATAATATGTCAGGTTAGGTGGCGATTGGTAGCCCACGTGATCAAGCATGGCAGCCACTGATAGCCCACGTGATCAAGCACAGTAACCACATGTTGTCTAATCGACTCCAGCTAGGACCCCAAACCCCACGCCTATCTAGCTCTATAAAAGCCCCGGCAGACCTCTACAAGAAAATCAACCCACGCTAGCCATAAGCAGTGAGTCAGTGCATCGACCTTCGATCAGCTATATCTTTGCATCGATCTGGTCATGGCAGCAGCAATGCTCCCGAGGCTCGTTGTCGTGGCGGCGCTGGTCGCGCTGATGTGCGCTGTCGCTGTGGCCCAGAATGTACCTGCCGTCGGCGGTGCGCCGGTCTGCGACGGTGTCGATCAGAATGTCGTGAATGCGTGCTTCGAGAGCTGTGGAAAAGGTATGAAAATTGCCACTGCCGACAGGACTACTTCGGCGGGTAATACCAAGGTTCAAGTGGACTGCTGTGTAGCTTTTGGAGGCCACTCGTGCATGTGCCAGATGAAGAAGGCGTGGAAGGCTCAGGGCAAAAGTGCTCAGAATAATGTGCAGTGCGTCAGGAAAAAGGCACGCTAGTGAGCTCGTCGTGCATGCAAGACCTCTAGTTTCGTTAGATATTTGTGTTTCTTGCATGTTGGTTTCAAGCGGTCGATGTCCACCCGCTCCTTGCTTGCTTTTATTTGCTTGTGTGTGTCATGTGAGTGTGTTATGTTTTTCTACGTATGAGAGTGTCAGTTGAGTCTTTTTAGTTTGTACCAATCAGAAATAAATGTGGGTGGAATTTCTTGCTTCATCTTGTTTTGTGTGTATATTACTAGCAAacatgcgttgcaacggaagaaaaaaaatCACCCCTCATACACCCACTCGATGACATCAGCGAATTCATTTAAACGTTTCATGATGCCATACAACCAACAACATGCTAAGTGGTGTTGTGTGTGTACTTAAGGTGTTTCCCGAAATCTTTACGGGCACAAAGCTCGAATCAATAGTTCAGTGTACATCACTGTATACGGGTTGGTTATCGCGCACTATGTGAAATAGAGAGGATGATTATGTATCTATTGTAACCTTTAGCGTATGTTATTGTAACCTA from the Triticum dicoccoides isolate Atlit2015 ecotype Zavitan unplaced genomic scaffold, WEW_v2.0 scaffold133006, whole genome shotgun sequence genome contains:
- the LOC119343562 gene encoding uncharacterized protein LOC119343562, which translates into the protein MAAAMLPRLVVVAALVALMCAVAVAQNVPAVGGAPVCDGVDQNVVNACFESCGKGMKIATADRTTSAGNTKVQVDCCVAFGGHSCMCQMKKAWKAQGKSAQNNVQCVRKKAR